From Enhydrobacter sp., the proteins below share one genomic window:
- a CDS encoding 2-hydroxychromene-2-carboxylate isomerase: MARHVDYYVSLNSPWTYLGSRRFEAIAAKHGADVTIWPVDFGSVFAVSGGLPLPKRAPQRQAYRMMELKRWRDHLGVELTLEPRFFPANEVPAARCVIALREQGRMKDAIKLAHAVLAALWAEEKDTGDPATLAGIVRSCGLDADAVMKAGEAMVDKREAYTKHAIEQGVFGAPSFVIDGEIFWGQDRLDFVDRKLAA, encoded by the coding sequence ATGGCCAGGCACGTCGACTACTACGTTTCGCTGAACTCGCCGTGGACCTATCTCGGTTCCAGGCGTTTCGAGGCGATTGCGGCGAAGCACGGCGCCGACGTGACGATCTGGCCGGTCGATTTCGGCTCGGTGTTCGCCGTCTCGGGCGGCCTGCCGCTGCCCAAGCGCGCGCCCCAGCGCCAAGCCTACCGCATGATGGAGCTCAAGCGTTGGCGTGACCATCTCGGCGTCGAGCTGACGCTCGAACCCAGGTTCTTCCCGGCCAACGAGGTTCCGGCCGCCCGTTGCGTCATCGCACTGCGCGAGCAGGGACGAATGAAGGATGCGATCAAGCTCGCCCACGCGGTGCTCGCCGCGCTGTGGGCCGAGGAGAAAGACACCGGCGATCCGGCGACGCTTGCCGGGATCGTTCGCTCCTGCGGCCTCGATGCCGACGCCGTCATGAAGGCGGGCGAGGCGATGGTCGACAAGCGCGAAGCCTATACGAAGCACGCGATCGAGCAGGGCGTGTTCGGTGCGCCGTCTTTCGTCATCGATGGCGAGATCTTCTGGGGCCAGGACCGTCTGGATTTCGTCGACCGCAAG
- a CDS encoding diaminopimelate epimerase: MGGTPFLKMHGLGNDFVILDGRAGTLDLPPERRRAIAHRRLGVGCDQLIVLEPPNDRGADVFMRIYNPDGSEAGACGNATRCVASLVMAEHRSDHATVQTVSGLLEAQTTGMDGNGLPVIAVDMGPAKLDWREIPVREACDTNRMPVGIGPLQDPVGTNMGNPHATFFVADALSPALDPLAAELERHPFFPQRANIGLAQVVGENRLRLRVYERGTGFTLACGSGACAAGVAAARRGLTGRKVEIVVEHGTLGIEWMGDGRVTMTGGISHSYRGEL; the protein is encoded by the coding sequence ATGGGCGGCACGCCATTCCTCAAGATGCATGGGCTGGGCAACGACTTCGTCATCCTCGACGGTCGGGCCGGCACGCTCGACCTGCCGCCCGAGCGGCGGCGCGCCATCGCCCATCGTCGGCTGGGCGTCGGTTGCGATCAGTTGATCGTGCTGGAGCCGCCGAACGATCGTGGCGCCGACGTCTTCATGCGCATCTACAATCCCGACGGCAGCGAAGCCGGCGCCTGTGGCAACGCGACACGCTGCGTGGCGTCGTTGGTCATGGCGGAGCACCGTTCGGATCATGCGACGGTGCAGACGGTATCGGGCCTGCTCGAGGCGCAGACGACCGGAATGGATGGCAATGGCCTGCCGGTGATCGCGGTCGACATGGGGCCGGCGAAGCTCGACTGGCGCGAGATTCCCGTGCGCGAGGCCTGCGACACCAACCGCATGCCGGTCGGCATCGGCCCGTTGCAGGACCCGGTCGGTACCAACATGGGCAACCCGCATGCCACGTTCTTCGTCGCCGATGCACTCTCGCCGGCACTCGATCCCCTCGCCGCCGAGCTGGAACGGCATCCGTTCTTTCCGCAGCGTGCCAATATCGGGCTCGCCCAGGTGGTCGGCGAGAACAGGCTTCGTCTGCGGGTCTATGAGCGCGGCACCGGCTTCACCCTGGCATGCGGCTCGGGAGCGTGCGCGGCGGGCGTGGCCGCGGCGCGGCGCGGGCTCACCGGCCGCAAGGTCGAGATCGTGGTCGAGCATGGAACGCTTGGCATTGAATGGATGGGCGACGGCCGCGTCACCATGACGGGTGGCATTTCCCACTCCTACCGGGGCGAGCTGTGA
- the tsaD gene encoding tRNA (adenosine(37)-N6)-threonylcarbamoyltransferase complex transferase subunit TsaD, which yields MRILGIETSCDETAVAVVEAPPGGAPVGRILANVVYSQLAEHRRFGGVVPEIAARAHLERIDGLVGDALAEAGVGLGDLDGVAATGGPGLIGGVMVGVMTAKALAFAHDKPFLAVNHLEGHALSVRLTEPVEFPYLLLLVSGGHCQLATVRGPDFQAGDFTRLGTTIDDAVGECFDKTAKLLGLGFPGGPAVERAAEGGDSRRFALPRPMWRKPGCDFSFSGLKTAVRQTVEKLPAGDERAIADLCASFQRAVGDVLVDRCANALSLAPSPTLVVAGGVAANAYLRKRLEQLPAKLVAPPVGLCTDNGAMIAWAGVERLRLGRTDGLDFRPRPRWPLDADRKEAA from the coding sequence ATGCGCATCCTGGGCATCGAAACCAGTTGTGACGAGACGGCGGTGGCCGTCGTCGAGGCGCCACCGGGCGGGGCGCCGGTGGGCCGCATCCTCGCCAACGTCGTCTATAGCCAGCTCGCCGAGCATCGCCGCTTCGGCGGCGTGGTGCCCGAGATCGCCGCGCGCGCCCATCTCGAGCGTATCGACGGCCTGGTCGGCGATGCACTGGCCGAAGCCGGCGTCGGCCTCGGCGATCTCGACGGCGTCGCCGCCACGGGCGGCCCCGGCCTGATCGGCGGCGTGATGGTCGGCGTCATGACCGCCAAGGCGCTCGCCTTCGCCCACGACAAGCCCTTCCTTGCGGTCAACCATCTCGAGGGCCATGCGCTCTCCGTGCGGCTGACCGAGCCCGTCGAGTTCCCCTACCTGCTGCTGCTGGTGTCGGGCGGGCATTGCCAGCTGGCGACGGTGCGAGGGCCCGACTTCCAGGCGGGCGACTTCACGCGGCTCGGCACCACCATCGACGACGCCGTCGGCGAATGCTTCGACAAGACCGCCAAGCTGCTGGGGCTCGGCTTCCCGGGCGGTCCCGCCGTCGAGCGGGCGGCCGAAGGTGGCGACTCGCGGCGCTTTGCGCTGCCGCGGCCGATGTGGCGCAAGCCTGGCTGCGACTTCTCCTTCTCCGGCCTGAAGACCGCCGTTCGACAAACCGTCGAGAAACTGCCGGCGGGCGACGAGCGCGCCATCGCCGACCTCTGTGCCTCGTTCCAGCGCGCGGTGGGCGACGTGCTGGTCGATCGCTGCGCCAACGCGCTCTCCCTTGCACCGTCGCCGACCCTCGTGGTCGCAGGCGGCGTCGCCGCCAATGCCTATCTCCGAAAGCGGCTCGAGCAGCTTCCGGCGAAGCTCGTCGCGCCGCCTGTCGGGCTCTGCACCGACAATGGCGCCATGATCGCCTGGGCCGGCGTCGAGCGGTTGCGGCTCGGCCGGACCGACGGACTCGACTTCCGGCCACGGCCGCGTTGGCCGCTGGACGCGGACAGGAAAGAGGCGGCATGA
- the ftsY gene encoding signal recognition particle-docking protein FtsY encodes MDGRRPRHHDGWHFPLLPGRAVSDIVETERKGSWLSRLRDGLAKSTKRVTENIASLFTKKRLDQATLDDLEDALIQADLGVSVAARLIEKLGKERFGKEVTDEEVRAAFADDIAEILRPVATQLAVDSARKPHVVLVVGVNGSGKTTTIAKLAHLFKGEGRKVMLAAGDTFRAAAVEQLEVWGARAGVPVIAKETGADAAGLAYEALEKARAGGYDVLLIDTAGRLHNKTNLMEELAKIVRVIRKLDAGAPHSCLLVLDATTGQNAHAQVETFKSMSPVDALVLTKLDGSAKGGVLVALAEKFKLPVVAIGVGEGIDDLRPFEARAFARGLMGLPA; translated from the coding sequence ATGGATGGGCGACGGCCGCGTCACCATGACGGGTGGCATTTCCCACTCCTACCGGGGCGAGCTGTGAGCGATATCGTCGAAACCGAGCGCAAGGGTTCGTGGCTGTCGCGCCTGCGTGACGGGCTTGCCAAATCGACCAAGCGCGTCACCGAGAACATCGCCAGCCTCTTCACCAAGAAGAGGCTCGACCAGGCGACGCTCGACGATCTGGAGGATGCGCTGATCCAGGCCGATCTAGGCGTCAGCGTAGCGGCGCGCCTGATCGAGAAGCTCGGCAAGGAGCGCTTCGGCAAGGAAGTGACGGACGAGGAGGTTCGGGCTGCCTTCGCCGACGACATCGCCGAGATTCTCCGGCCGGTCGCCACGCAACTCGCCGTCGATTCGGCGCGCAAGCCGCATGTGGTGCTGGTGGTCGGAGTCAACGGCAGCGGCAAGACGACGACCATCGCCAAGCTCGCCCACCTCTTCAAGGGAGAGGGAAGGAAGGTCATGCTGGCCGCGGGCGATACGTTCCGCGCCGCCGCGGTCGAACAGCTCGAGGTCTGGGGCGCCCGAGCGGGCGTGCCGGTGATCGCCAAGGAGACGGGCGCCGATGCGGCCGGCCTGGCGTACGAGGCGCTGGAAAAGGCACGCGCCGGCGGCTACGACGTGCTGCTGATCGACACGGCCGGCCGGCTTCACAACAAGACCAACCTGATGGAAGAGCTCGCCAAGATCGTCCGCGTGATCCGCAAGCTCGATGCCGGTGCGCCGCACTCCTGCCTGCTGGTGCTCGACGCCACGACCGGCCAGAATGCCCATGCACAGGTGGAGACGTTCAAGAGCATGTCGCCGGTCGACGCTCTGGTGCTCACCAAGCTGGACGGCAGCGCCAAGGGCGGTGTGCTGGTGGCGCTGGCGGAGAAATTCAAGCTGCCGGTTGTGGCGATCGGCGTCGGCGAGGGCATCGACGATCTTCGACCGTTCGAGGCGCGCGCCTTCGCCCGCGGCCTCATGGGATTGCCGGCATGA
- a CDS encoding NUDIX hydrolase: protein MSAPTQSDRPRLPWDPPDHFEKRVPDGDNRERLVCGRCEFIHYQNPKIVAGAVCTWREGGDDRILLAKRAIEPRKGFWTLPAGYMELGETTEQAAQREAREEACAAIEIDRLLAMYSVARIGQVQIMYRARLVSADVSPGIESEDVGLFEWTDIPWEQLAFPTVVWALAHFHDSRGKADFVTYSNPTGDLARMWPPRKPAGI, encoded by the coding sequence ATGAGCGCCCCGACACAGAGCGACCGACCACGGCTCCCTTGGGATCCGCCGGACCATTTCGAGAAGCGCGTGCCGGACGGCGACAATCGCGAGCGTCTGGTCTGTGGGCGCTGCGAGTTCATCCACTACCAGAATCCCAAGATCGTCGCCGGCGCCGTCTGCACCTGGCGGGAGGGAGGGGACGACAGGATCCTGCTCGCCAAGCGCGCCATCGAGCCGCGCAAGGGATTCTGGACGCTGCCCGCAGGCTACATGGAGCTCGGCGAGACGACCGAGCAGGCCGCCCAGCGCGAGGCGCGCGAGGAAGCCTGCGCCGCCATCGAGATCGACCGGTTGCTCGCCATGTACAGCGTGGCGCGCATCGGCCAGGTGCAGATCATGTATCGCGCGCGGCTGGTCAGCGCCGACGTCTCCCCGGGCATCGAGAGCGAGGACGTCGGCCTGTTCGAGTGGACGGACATTCCCTGGGAGCAACTCGCCTTCCCGACCGTCGTGTGGGCGCTCGCCCATTTCCACGACTCGCGCGGCAAGGCCGACTTCGTCACCTACTCCAATCCGACGGGCGATCTCGCCCGCATGTGGCCACCGAGGAAACCGGCGGGAATTTGA
- a CDS encoding septation protein A — protein sequence MRKLYATGLELGPLILFFIANGRWGIFAGTAVFVVATAIALPCYRLMEKRWPVMPLVGGFFVLVFGGLTIWLQDETFIKMKPTIVNCLFGAILGGGLLLFRRPLLKPIFGAAFRLTDEGWHRLTLRWTLFFFVLAAVNEVFWRGFSTDTWIASKMFVSFPLTLLFAFLQVPLLRRHWDGADNPFARGS from the coding sequence ATGCGCAAGCTCTACGCCACGGGGCTGGAGCTCGGACCGCTGATCCTGTTCTTCATCGCCAACGGCCGCTGGGGCATCTTCGCCGGCACGGCCGTCTTCGTCGTCGCGACGGCCATCGCGCTGCCCTGCTATCGCCTGATGGAGAAACGCTGGCCCGTCATGCCGCTGGTCGGTGGCTTCTTCGTGCTGGTGTTCGGCGGCCTCACGATCTGGCTGCAGGACGAGACCTTCATCAAGATGAAGCCGACCATCGTGAACTGCCTGTTCGGCGCCATCCTGGGCGGCGGATTGCTGCTCTTCCGGCGGCCGTTGCTGAAACCGATCTTCGGCGCCGCCTTCCGCCTGACCGACGAGGGCTGGCACAGGCTCACGCTGCGCTGGACACTGTTCTTTTTCGTGCTGGCGGCGGTCAACGAGGTGTTCTGGCGCGGTTTCTCGACCGACACCTGGATCGCCAGCAAGATGTTCGTGAGCTTTCCGCTGACGCTCCTGTTCGCCTTCCTGCAGGTGCCGCTGCTCCGTCGCCACTGGGACGGCGCCGACAATCCCTTCGCGCGTGGCAGTTGA
- the hemC gene encoding hydroxymethylbilane synthase has product MAASLLRLGTRGSKLALTQTGLVRDALAASVSALSAPDAIEIVPIRTTGDAIQDRPLGEAGGKGLFVKEIEEALLAGRVDAAVHSMKDMPTAQPAGLVIAAFLPREDARDVLIAGDATRIADLGHGAIVGTSALRRRAQLLHQRPDLQIVTLRGNVDTRLAKRDAGVVQATLLALAGLKRLGMAHVGVPIPEDEVLPAVGQGAVCIECRQDDARTNGWLAAINHASTMTRVAAEHAMLAMLDGSCRTPIAGHAVLEGDSLHLRGLIAKPDGSRLVAAERRGTSDQARALGRDLAEELLHRGGPGFLST; this is encoded by the coding sequence ATGGCGGCTTCCCTCCTGCGGCTCGGCACGCGCGGCAGCAAACTGGCGCTGACGCAGACCGGCCTCGTGCGCGACGCGCTGGCCGCCTCGGTATCGGCGTTGTCGGCACCCGACGCGATCGAGATCGTGCCGATCCGCACCACCGGCGACGCCATCCAGGACCGGCCGCTCGGCGAAGCCGGCGGCAAGGGACTATTCGTCAAGGAAATCGAGGAGGCACTGCTGGCCGGTCGCGTCGATGCCGCCGTGCACAGCATGAAGGACATGCCGACCGCGCAGCCGGCCGGCCTCGTCATCGCCGCCTTCCTGCCGCGCGAGGATGCGCGCGACGTGCTGATTGCCGGCGACGCCACGCGCATCGCCGACCTCGGACACGGCGCCATTGTCGGCACTTCGGCGCTGCGCCGCCGCGCCCAGCTGCTGCACCAGCGGCCCGACCTGCAGATCGTCACCCTGCGCGGCAACGTCGACACGCGGCTCGCCAAGCGCGACGCCGGCGTGGTCCAGGCGACGTTGCTGGCGCTCGCCGGCCTCAAGCGGCTCGGCATGGCCCATGTCGGCGTGCCGATCCCCGAGGACGAAGTGCTGCCGGCAGTCGGCCAGGGCGCGGTCTGCATCGAATGCCGGCAGGACGATGCGCGCACCAACGGGTGGCTCGCCGCGATCAACCATGCATCGACCATGACTCGAGTCGCGGCCGAACACGCCATGCTCGCCATGCTCGACGGCTCGTGCCGCACGCCGATCGCCGGACATGCCGTGCTCGAGGGCGATTCGCTCCATCTGCGCGGCTTGATCGCCAAACCCGATGGCAGCCGCCTGGTCGCAGCGGAGCGGCGCGGAACGTCCGATCAGGCGCGCGCGTTGGGTCGCGATCTGGCCGAGGAGCTGCTGCACCGTGGCGGCCCCGGCTTCCTCTCGACCTGA
- a CDS encoding M48 family metallopeptidase gives MRASSLLALCAALLVSACEAAPITGRSQVMLVSEGEELQMGLQAYRQVLATEPVSRNVQANALVEKVGRRIAAAAEQPPANLWRAPRYRWEFKVIDKNEPNAFCLPGGKIAVYTGLLPITRDETGLAVVIAHEVAHALARHGAERMSDQMVASVGVAAAGAVLAATSSGRNRSQLPLMMAALGAGATVGYLLPMSRAQESEADHIGLVLMARAGYDPREAVALWERMRAANSGGGRRAEWLSTHPADDTRIADIRRWLPEAMRYYRAP, from the coding sequence ATGCGTGCTTCATCGCTGCTCGCGCTGTGCGCCGCCCTGCTTGTCTCCGCCTGCGAGGCCGCGCCGATTACCGGCCGCTCGCAGGTGATGCTGGTGAGCGAGGGCGAGGAGTTGCAGATGGGTCTGCAGGCCTATCGCCAGGTCCTGGCGACCGAGCCGGTGTCACGCAACGTGCAGGCCAACGCGCTGGTCGAAAAGGTCGGACGCCGCATCGCCGCCGCCGCCGAGCAACCGCCGGCCAACCTGTGGCGGGCGCCGCGCTACCGCTGGGAATTCAAGGTCATCGACAAGAACGAGCCCAACGCCTTCTGCCTGCCCGGCGGCAAGATCGCGGTCTACACCGGGCTGCTGCCGATCACGCGCGACGAGACGGGCCTCGCCGTCGTCATCGCCCACGAGGTGGCGCACGCGCTCGCGCGCCACGGCGCCGAGCGCATGAGCGACCAGATGGTGGCGTCGGTCGGCGTGGCCGCAGCGGGCGCCGTCCTTGCCGCCACGTCGAGCGGACGCAACCGCAGCCAGCTTCCGCTGATGATGGCAGCGCTCGGTGCCGGCGCCACTGTCGGCTATCTGCTGCCGATGTCACGCGCTCAGGAGAGCGAGGCCGACCATATCGGCCTCGTTCTGATGGCGCGCGCCGGCTACGACCCGCGCGAGGCCGTGGCACTGTGGGAACGCATGCGCGCCGCCAACTCAGGCGGCGGACGCCGGGCCGAATGGCTGAGCACCCATCCGGCCGACGACACCCGCATCGCCGACATTCGCCGCTGGCTGCCCGAGGCGATGCGATATTACAGGGCACCGTGA
- a CDS encoding sulfurtransferase TusA family protein, whose translation MTETLEYDATGLLCPLPVLRANRKLRELPVGGLLTVRATDPAAGQDFPAFCRQTGHELVSASRDGEVLVFVIRKR comes from the coding sequence GTGACCGAGACTCTCGAATACGACGCCACCGGCTTGCTCTGCCCGCTGCCCGTGCTGCGCGCCAACCGCAAGCTGCGCGAGCTGCCCGTCGGCGGATTGCTGACCGTACGCGCCACCGATCCTGCGGCCGGGCAGGACTTTCCGGCCTTTTGCCGCCAGACCGGCCACGAATTGGTCTCCGCTTCGCGCGACGGCGAGGTGCTGGTATTCGTCATCCGCAAACGCTGA
- a CDS encoding 2OG-Fe(II) oxygenase family protein: MSDGFHVFALFPTPIVHYDVPDGAALNVELKAAIGKQRKTDAGTQHSNYGGWQSSWDMEKWAGMPAVKLLAFARNTANRVTCNRQGQPVAMTWRANMWANVNRAGDGNEFHSHPGSFWSGVYYVDDGGIGADPSLGGELEFMDPRAPGVAMYAPQLAFNVPGGLSVGANEVVLPKAGRMVLFPAWILHQVRPYRGTAERISIAFNLSL; this comes from the coding sequence ATGAGCGACGGCTTCCACGTCTTCGCGCTGTTCCCGACTCCGATCGTGCACTACGACGTGCCGGATGGTGCGGCGTTGAACGTCGAGTTGAAGGCGGCGATCGGCAAGCAGCGCAAGACCGACGCCGGCACGCAGCATTCGAACTACGGCGGCTGGCAGTCGAGCTGGGACATGGAAAAATGGGCCGGCATGCCGGCGGTCAAGCTGCTCGCCTTCGCGCGCAACACCGCCAATCGCGTCACCTGCAATCGTCAGGGGCAGCCGGTCGCCATGACCTGGCGCGCCAACATGTGGGCCAACGTCAATCGCGCCGGCGACGGCAACGAATTCCACTCCCATCCCGGCAGCTTCTGGTCGGGCGTCTACTATGTCGACGATGGCGGCATCGGCGCCGATCCGTCGCTGGGCGGCGAGCTGGAGTTCATGGATCCGCGCGCGCCGGGCGTTGCCATGTACGCGCCGCAACTCGCCTTCAACGTGCCGGGCGGGCTGTCGGTCGGCGCCAACGAGGTCGTGTTGCCCAAGGCCGGCCGCATGGTGCTGTTCCCGGCCTGGATCCTCCATCAGGTGCGGCCCTATCGCGGCACGGCCGAGCGCATCTCCATCGCCTTCAACCTCAGCCTGTGA
- a CDS encoding Rieske 2Fe-2S domain-containing protein yields the protein MLSAAHNELLTRVGPGTPMGELMRQYWIPACLSSELVADGEPMRLLLLGEQLIAFRDSDGRVGIMEHRCPHRCASLFFGRNEENGLRCVYHGWKFDVEGNCVDMPNVRPEQDFKHRVKAKAYRVIERAGFVWTYMGPRAEAPRLPAIEALMLPQEENLIRVHQRECNWFQSLEGDIDTSHFGFLHIGSLNVDDVDPTSMHRWGVLDRAPEYKATETEWGTMYAAYREAEPGNNYYRVAHFLLPFYTFSPNGSIEDQITCTINVPMDDTHTMTYNVNWKHKTPPLQTLRNGEPIPGLVPDMQYLPRTNDWYGRWRLVARRDNDYFIDRDMQRTVNYTGIQGIGRQDQAAVECMGEIVDRTLEHLAPSDRMIALTRRRAIAAAQALMNEGKLPATVDNPDIYRGARGGSFIAPADIDWLEAYARKLRTAKSPQGVLAVAQAAE from the coding sequence ATGCTGTCTGCAGCGCACAACGAATTGCTCACCCGCGTCGGCCCCGGCACGCCGATGGGCGAGCTGATGCGGCAATACTGGATCCCGGCCTGTCTTTCGTCCGAGCTTGTGGCTGACGGCGAACCGATGCGATTGCTGCTGCTCGGGGAACAGCTCATCGCCTTCCGCGACAGCGATGGCCGTGTGGGCATCATGGAGCATCGCTGCCCGCATCGCTGCGCGTCGCTGTTCTTCGGGCGCAACGAAGAAAATGGTCTGCGCTGCGTCTATCACGGCTGGAAGTTCGACGTGGAAGGCAACTGCGTCGACATGCCGAACGTGCGGCCGGAGCAGGACTTCAAGCATCGCGTGAAGGCCAAGGCCTACAGGGTGATCGAGCGCGCCGGATTCGTGTGGACTTACATGGGGCCGCGCGCCGAGGCACCGCGCTTGCCGGCCATCGAGGCACTGATGCTGCCCCAGGAGGAGAACCTCATTCGCGTCCATCAGCGCGAATGCAACTGGTTCCAGTCGCTCGAGGGCGACATCGACACGTCGCACTTCGGCTTCCTCCATATCGGTAGCCTCAACGTCGACGATGTCGATCCCACGAGCATGCATCGCTGGGGCGTTCTGGATCGCGCGCCGGAGTACAAGGCGACGGAGACCGAGTGGGGCACGATGTACGCCGCCTACCGCGAGGCCGAGCCGGGCAACAACTACTATCGGGTCGCCCACTTCCTGTTGCCGTTCTACACCTTCTCGCCAAACGGCTCGATCGAGGATCAGATCACCTGCACGATCAACGTGCCGATGGATGACACCCACACCATGACCTACAACGTGAACTGGAAGCACAAGACCCCGCCGTTGCAGACGCTCAGAAACGGCGAGCCGATCCCCGGCCTGGTCCCCGACATGCAGTACCTGCCGCGGACCAACGACTGGTATGGCCGCTGGCGCCTCGTGGCACGGCGCGACAACGACTACTTCATCGACCGCGACATGCAGCGCACCGTCAACTACACCGGCATCCAGGGCATTGGGCGCCAGGATCAGGCGGCAGTCGAATGCATGGGCGAGATCGTCGACCGCACGCTCGAGCATCTGGCGCCAAGCGATCGCATGATCGCACTGACCCGCCGTCGCGCGATAGCCGCCGCGCAGGCCCTCATGAACGAGGGAAAGCTTCCGGCGACCGTCGACAACCCCGACATCTATCGCGGCGCACGCGGCGGCTCGTTCATCGCTCCAGCCGACATCGACTGGCTGGAGGCCTATGCGCGCAAGCTGCGAACGGCCAAGAGCCCGCAGGGTGTCCTCGCGGTGGCGCAGGCCGCGGAGTAG
- a CDS encoding phosphoglycerate kinase, with amino-acid sequence MPKVTFKTIDSADVAGKRVLVRVDLNVPMKGGKVSDATRIERAAPTLTELAGKGGKVIVLSHFGRPEGKRVPEMSLKPLVEPLAAALGKPVAFADDCIGPLAEDAIRALKPGSVLLLENLRFHKEEEKNDPGFIDKLSVLGDVYVNDAFSTAHRAHASTEGIANRLPAVAGRLMQAELEALDKALGNPKRPVCAVVGGAKVSTKLDLLGNLVGKVDKLIIGGGMANTFIQAQGTSVGKSLSEKDLGPTAREILDKAKTAKCRVLLPVDVVVAGEFKAGAASKVVDADACPDDQMILDVGPKTIALYEKEVGECATLVWNGPLGAFEITPFDTGTVALARCVAGLTGAGKLLSVAGGGDTVAALAAAGVEEKFSYVSTAGGAFLEWMEGKALPGVAALIRAA; translated from the coding sequence ATGCCCAAGGTGACCTTCAAGACCATCGATTCCGCCGACGTCGCGGGCAAACGCGTGCTGGTGAGGGTCGACCTCAACGTGCCGATGAAGGGCGGCAAGGTCAGCGACGCCACCCGCATCGAGCGCGCCGCGCCGACGCTCACTGAACTCGCCGGCAAGGGCGGCAAGGTGATCGTGCTCAGCCATTTCGGCCGACCCGAAGGCAAGAGGGTGCCCGAGATGTCGCTCAAGCCGCTGGTCGAGCCGCTCGCTGCGGCGCTCGGCAAGCCGGTCGCCTTTGCCGACGATTGCATCGGACCGCTCGCGGAGGACGCCATCCGCGCCCTCAAGCCGGGCTCGGTGCTGCTGCTCGAAAATCTCCGCTTTCACAAGGAAGAGGAGAAGAACGACCCGGGATTCATCGACAAACTTTCGGTACTGGGCGACGTGTATGTCAACGACGCCTTCTCGACCGCGCACCGTGCCCATGCCTCCACCGAGGGCATCGCCAACCGCCTGCCCGCCGTCGCCGGGCGCCTCATGCAGGCCGAGCTCGAGGCGCTCGACAAGGCGCTGGGCAACCCGAAACGGCCGGTGTGCGCCGTGGTCGGCGGCGCCAAGGTCTCGACCAAACTCGACCTGCTGGGCAACCTCGTCGGCAAGGTCGACAAGCTGATCATCGGCGGCGGCATGGCCAACACCTTCATTCAGGCTCAGGGCACCAGTGTCGGCAAGTCGCTGTCGGAGAAGGACCTCGGCCCGACCGCGCGCGAGATCCTCGACAAGGCCAAGACCGCGAAGTGCCGGGTGCTGCTGCCGGTCGACGTCGTCGTGGCCGGCGAGTTCAAGGCAGGTGCGGCGAGCAAGGTCGTCGACGCCGACGCCTGCCCCGACGACCAGATGATCCTCGATGTCGGACCGAAGACGATCGCGCTCTACGAAAAGGAAGTCGGCGAGTGCGCCACGCTGGTCTGGAACGGCCCGCTGGGCGCCTTCGAGATCACGCCGTTCGACACGGGCACCGTGGCGCTCGCACGCTGCGTCGCCGGGCTCACCGGCGCCGGCAAGCTGCTGTCGGTGGCGGGCGGAGGCGACACCGTCGCGGCGCTGGCGGCGGCGGGCGTCGAGGAGAAATTCTCCTACGTGTCGACGGCGGGCGGCGCCTTCCTCGAATGGATGGAGGGCAAGGCCCTGCCCGGCGTTGCGGCGCTGATCCGGGCGGCCTAA